The following DNA comes from Eleginops maclovinus isolate JMC-PN-2008 ecotype Puerto Natales chromosome 8, JC_Emac_rtc_rv5, whole genome shotgun sequence.
gagtgtgtgttaaAGAGGTGAATACCATGGATACAAACTGTTCTATCGCCCGTTAGGTGTTGTTGTCAGCGGCTGGTGAACGCAGCGCTGCAGCAGGGTGTTGGACTGTGGACTGTTCACAGAGACCCAAAGCTCCACCTCTGACGCCTTAAAAGCCCCTTCAGACGCCGACTGTGTCTCTGCTCGCATCGACTCATCTGTTTTAGCaaataagaaaagaagaagTCCACCGGTGTTATTATACTACGATCATTTTACACCGTCAGAGtaaagaggaagtgtgtgtgtgtgtgtgtgtgtgtgtgtgtgtgtgtgtgtgtgtgtgtgtgtgtgtgtgtgtgtgtgtgtgtgtgtgttcacactgAAGATGTTCTGCTGTTCGTTTTGCCTTCAGAGTTTTCGCAGTGGGGAGTTTAAAGATGTAGATGTTTCAGTCGAAAAAGAACCGAAGTGAGTAATGAAATGTGAACCGGTGTATATTTAGATGTAACGTTATGGTGTGTCCTATAGTCCTGTAGAGtaagactttaaaaaacaagGACGTTTTGTACTCCGGCACTTTCTTTAATGTGTACTGTATTAGTTCATCATGTAAAAGTACTGTATGAATATTCATTACTTGCCttgtaatgtttaaaaaacaaagctacGTTTAGAAATGATAACCGACGTTTTTAGAGTGTATGCATGCCAATGGTTGGGTCCCAGTGTCATAGGAAAAGTATATGAAAAAAATGGTGCTATGTTACATTATATAAAGGTGCTTTATGGACCCCAGCTGAATGCATGCAAAGAGGAACTCTCAAAAGAAGAACACAATTGATGTCCGACTCAAACAAGTGCTGCCTCTCAGAGCTGTCTGGAATTGTTCGAATGCCCCTCCGAACCTGAGGCGACGGGGTTTCCCTCCGTCCCTCAGACAAAGGGCGCTTTAAGTAGAGCATACACTCAACCATGGAGGTTGTGTTCCCAGAATGTCCCGATGAAGACTAGGACTGAAAGGCATTGTGGGTGGCAGACCCGATCACAAACGCTAAAGTCTAACTGTAAACGTCATCAGCGGCCGCCAGGAGAACGATCACTATCTGATGTACCTCCGTCGTGAGGGGGTGAGGGGGGAtggggatggggatgggggggtCTATTTACAGTTGTACTGCCTTTGTGACACCGGTCCAATCGATCTATAGACAATCTAATGACATCATTTTGTACTCTTCATACTTgagatgtgtatgtgtttgaatatgttttcaTGTAGCAGACTTATAGGACAGCAGACATCGATAGAACAGATGTCTGGAAAACGTTGCTGATTGTtgctggaaaagaaaaagtgtatGTTTATCGGTTGTACTGACCATCgttcttttttatgttgttcattaaatgttttacaggATCATCAAAGCTTtcgtctgtttttcttttagagatttaaagtgacagtcctattggctagcactcaaacacattgatagtctaaggggcgggacatcgtcagagcagactgggctctggtttcagacagagggtgaaaagcacaggtagtatgagaaacacaaagagctttctgaacattaaagcatggagacatgtcccaggagagacactacatactgataggAACCTGAAGATGTGTGTAGACACTGGTGGTGATGCTGGAGATCTGGAGTTGATGAGGAGGTGGGATGACAGCAGCTtaaacacctgaaatcacagctggcTGCAGGAGAGCGGAGAACAATTTAAAAGCTTGAACGCAGCACGATGATTGGCTGTTGGAGATTGAGCTTCCTGCTTGAACTTGCACTGAGCTTCATTCTTTTACATATAGAAACACATAGTATAAGATGCAGTATGGCCGCACATTAAAAACCGACAATGTTAGAATGCTCCTGCATGTAGTAAAGTATTTAACTAATAAtcaaagtaataaataatacaaaataatcacaTCTATACTCAGTATCTCTGGAGTCAGAGAGACATCTGTTGCatgctctttcttttcctttcatgGGACAATGACTTGAGCACACACTAATGCCagcaacacattatttaaaacatttatttcatatttcataatgACCATCATTTACAGCATTCACCGTGGAGAAATGCTTGACCTCTCTGACAGCTGACAAATGAACCACACAAAATGCTGGATTTTACAGCATGACACTTCATCTTTCCCATGGATGTTTTAAACTTATTTATAGcttattttttttcagtcttCAGTTAGATTTTCTGTTCCTGTTGTCAGGCAGTTCACCCGTGGCTCAAAGCCGTGTGCACTAAGCTAGAAAGTGTTAACGATGACAGGAtattcaacatgtttaaacGCTGGATGATAAGGAAGAGCGTTCTGACAGACTGcggacagagagggggagacactGATATCATGACAAATACATTGCATACATAACTAAAGCAGAAGCAGGACGTCATGTGACCTAAAACTGTACATCACACAGATATGCGTTACACCCTACATttgcttttttcagttttcaaagGCAGTTACATTTGCCATTAAACATGCACTTGCAGCATGTTCATGTCAGTGTGATTACTCGCTTACATTCATATGCAGTGTGTAAATACAGAGCTGCTCAATGACGCTTCAAAAGAAAATGCCTGGGTAATTCATTGTAACATCCCACCAAAACGGggcgctgcagcacacagtAACAAAAAGGCACCTGGTGTGGTGTGACACACTTTCACAGTGTCATTTGAGGAGACATTTTGAAACCTATTTAcggtctgtttttttaaagatatttttgggggcttttttgcctttaatcggataggacagtggagagtgacaggaaagtgggagagagagccGGGAcgggatccggaaaggaccacgggtcgggaatcgaatccgggtcgccggcgtacggtgcaggtgccccagccagttgcgtCACGGCCGGGGCCATTTACTGTCAGTTTTGGACATTATTTTATGCTTCATTAGTCATTATCCATGTGAGTGCAACGCGAGCAAACTACTACTGCTACAACCATCCTGAAATATGTATACTTGGTTAAACGTATAAGAAACACtggttcatttttttaatgcctcaaagaaaatgttgacacTTAAACTTCACACTAAAGGTGATGAGTTCAAGCAAGATATTCTGGATGCTCCAGATGCAAAGGAAACTCCACAAAAAAGATAAACGTTTTAAAAAGTAGCATGGAAATGTATGTGTGGTCTCACTCACTGCCACAAGGGGGAGATAAAAGTCCTGCTTTCCAGCTTTAACAAAGGCACAGAACCTTTAATATGGACCACACGTCTGAGTCCTGGGTGTATAAAAAGAGGCAGGGCCCCGCTCATTTGGCTCAACtctcaaaaactaaaataccAAGATCTTCCACCGATCTTCCGGCAGTCTCCCAGGGTCCAGAGAGCATGCACACATGCGTTTCCCCTAAGACCCGCCTCCCAACTTTTGTCAAGTCCGTTGTTGGCTCAGTGAAATGAACAGGGACGGGAAATAATTCTGCAAACAACTTTCAGCTGTTCCTGATTTAAATAGGAGCTCTTCAGACCATCAAATCATCTTAGTGAAAATGATTCACCGATTAACAGATCAGTGGGAAAGTTATTTGGGGGCCCAAAGGCATCACGTGACGTGGCTGCAACACCATTGTTCGGTCACTAAGAATGTCAGCTTCAGTGCACCgctcacttcctgggggcttgttTTGGGTTTGCCTGTGTTCTCACTGTGGCCTGTAACCCCCCCGCTGAGACATGTAGCTGGAGCAGCCTCCTGCCGACTGGCCCTCTGGAGGGGTCGCCTGCTCACTCTCCTCTTCCAGGGGACAGAAGTCCAGAGgctccaccccctcctcctgctccatctCCAGCAGGTCAGCAGTTTGGTTGAATCGCTGAGACTGCCTGCTGCCCTCCTGAAGCATCACGTCAGGGTTCTCCTCACAGTCTAGTAGAGGCTGCGTGGACTCGGAGCGGGAAAACACCGCCTgctgggggtgggggttgggggtCTGGCCCTTGTAACCGTTGGAGGCCACCACGGAGGAGTATTGCACGGTGCTGGCTGTGGTGTCGGCCATGTCGCTGCCCTCGTCACTGTCAGACACGCTCTGGCGAGGGGAGGACATGCAGGAGGAGCCTCCGATGCCGCTGCTGTGCTCCTCGGACAGATACTTGTCCTTCTTCAGAGGCAGGCAGGCCttgtcctcctcaaacacactctTTCCATCACACACATCCACGTCCAGCACACTGATGCCAGACAGACAGTTCTCCTTCGTTGTCTCTGCCTGTAGAGGACAAGGTGGAGAGAACATTATAAATCAGACTAAAATGTTAAAGCTTaaaatgtccccccccccccgagtgTGTCAGAGTAAAAGCAGCCCTCACTTTTACAGGATAATTAGGAGACCAGTTTCCAATTGTGCTCTCTCCAGGGTTTGGGATCCGAGGCCAGAGATTCTCCTTGATCCTGTAAGAGAGGAAACACTGAGGGTTATAGATCAGATTAAAAACAGGGAATCCAAATCTAATAATACTCCTATAATAAGTTCAAAAAATATCTGAGAAACAGGGGTTAGTTTCACTGTGGACGGTGGAGAGCAGTCACAGTCTAGATGTTCACTTTCATatgatttaaaactgaaaaaagttcAAATCTCCAAATTTAAGAGGATTAGAAGACTACTTTAACCATCAACTAATTCTCCAAATAGCTACTAATCGATAAGACTGAATCTAATGGTTGAGGCTGCACTTTTATTGTACCAGAGGGGAAATGCTTCTCGCAGCCAGATAAAACAGAGGACAAACAGATCACATTAAATCCAGTGATGATAGGAAACTCGGAGTGTATCCTGCAGCAGGAGCAACAGGTCAGGTGTTTTAGGTTTAACTTACGCATCCTTTTTACAGACACAGAACAGCATGGTcagcacaacaacaaacagaaagctGAGGCTCACTCCAACCACGATGCTCTCCATCTCGCCTGGAGCTGAGGGAAACACGGGCGCAGGATCAGAGCATTAGAGAAGAACAATCTCAGATATACGACACGGTTTATCAGGATCTAAGTTGAAATTGACGGTAGGATAGATCCTCATGTGACAAGCTTCCACTCACCATATTTCAGAGTGGTGAAGGAGTGGGTGGTGCTCCTGATGGAGCCTCGGATGGTGGAAGCTACGATATAGGTGTCGTACTTGGTGTTGCTGGTCAGCGACGTCAGAGTGTAGGTGGTGTCATGGCTGGGCAAGGTTCTCTCTGAAAATGAGCGTGAACAGAAATCAGCAGCTAGGAGAAGCAGCTGGGGTCACGTAAGGGAAACCATTCTTAGGGCCAGTGTCCACGTAGCAGCTGCTTCAGCAGAGAAGCGCAAGGGATTCTGGGAAGAGCCTTTTTTATCTccaatgcatttaattaaaaaaggttcTTTCCTATGGAAGTTATGAGCGCAGTCTGACAGCTGCAGAGCGAGGAGGACGTCCGCGTACAGAGATAAAAGCACAACACTCAAGGTCTGCCCGGTCGATCTGCTTCAAAAAAATGAGCCGATTGGTCTTTGTTTTGATCGTTCCGACTGAAAGACACAGACCGAAAACAAGCTTCTCCTCTTATTTCtagagtgatgtcactaagaCTTATCTGaaaagtaaaatactgtaaagtAAAAGCGCTTGGAACAGCTGTACAAAAACATCGGTGGGTGCAGCGCTTTATCTCAAACCGGCCGAATGAGACAACAGGTGTTCCCTCCTTACTGAAAACAAACCTTGGAAACCCTTATAGTGTTATGACAGTGAACAGAAAGCCGTCAGCTGGGTCAGGACACCATTAGAGGCACCTACCGTGTGTTTCACCATCACCCTTGTAGTAAATGGTGTAGTTTGTGATGAAGCCTTGCCGTTTTTCAAGGGGGATCTCCCTCCACACCAGCACAGCCTTGTTACGTCCCGGTTTACCGCTCAGTCTGACAAAAGGGGGTTCTAATGgagctgcaaacacaacagcaacaacacgAGTAACATTAGTCATGAGTATTCTTCACACAGACTTTTTAGCTGCTGATCACAAGGCAAAATGTACAATGAcacttaaaaaaatgaatgtttgagTCATTGATGATCAGTGGGATCGTACTTCCTTCCTCCAGATAGGCTTCTTTACGCGCTTGCTTTCCGATCTGTCCAGCGTAGATCGGATACACAGAGACATTGTAGCGGACAAACTCCTTAAGTTGGCCTATTTGGAATTGAGAATGAGAGTTATTCTTCGTTCAGAGTAAAGCCTCTCCATGACTGTGTAGTAAGAGGAACATCAGATAAGCAGAGTGGAGTAGTGGTTACCTTTAATGGCAGTCAGCCTGGTCTTCTTGCTTTCCCTCTGCCAGTCCATCTGATCTCCAGCGGCCCACTCCACCACGTACTCGGACACATCTGTATTGTTTGGGGGGGTCCATTCCAGCCACAGCTTTACCCCATCGGACCAAACCTTCAGTTTATTGACAGGGGGGAGctctggaacacacacacacacacacttgctcttATATAGTGATCATTGATGCAAATGAAACGTGAGTGTTTACAGCCGgtgtactttttaaatatttcatttgactACTTGTGCAGAGGaagaaactttggattcatgatggctaaactgtccccagtaaagaaaagagaagaggttCAAAGACTCAGTCCTGTACAGGAAATAAACCCCTAAAGGGACAGCCAAAATGTCAGACAACACAGAAAAGCATGCGCACAGTGTTTGAGATTAATCATTTCTTACCACGTCCTTTTGCTGAGATGAATAACGAGGCCTTCGGAGATTTCCCCACCGAGTTGGAAGCGGTGACGAACACTCTGACAGGTTTCCAGTCAGCCAGGTGTATCTGTTGAAGGACAGAGATCTCCTGCTGGCCAGAGCTGCTCTCTGACACGTTCAGTGGGACACTCTTCCACAGCAAACTGTCATTCCCCACTATATTCTTGTCTAGAATCTTGAAGTAAAAGCTTGTTATCATCCCATTGGAGAACACAGGAACCTGGCAGGAGAAAATCACAACCTCGTGTTACCCGACGGCAACAAGTGAGGAAGAAACGTGGGATGTAATTATTGGGATGAATCTGAAAATCCCTTAATTAATGTAACCCATCGCGTGCTGGCCCTTTAATGAGGATGAAAACTAATTTAAAGGTCAAGGCCGATTTCTTAATCACTGATAAAATATAGTAGTGATACTAACGTGATATTAGCACAACAGGTGTAGGAGTATTAGTATCTTTAGGTGTTATAGTAGTATTGTAAAGGGTACTATTAGGATCATCAGATGTGTGATCAGGTGGATCGTCTGTTTATATAATCTGTAAGTTAATAACCTTTTTGGTTTGTTCATTTGATACTGCTCGAGACGATCCCACATTTCACGCCGTCTTCAAAGCCTCATAACTTCTCAGCAGTTTGAGACATGCCGGTGTTTTCCTCTTAAGCCAAACAACGTTATCAAGTTCGTCACTGTGAGCCGTTTACCTCCGTTGGTAAAACGGATGCGTAAAGTTTGGAAAGACGGGGATAGAGTCACCTTCTTCCTGGCGCATTGCTTATCcttttctgcatgttttatcGCTAGCCGTTCTGTTTGTATGGAATAAGTTAAAGGTGcgtttttacatttcttttgttttatggcCTAAATATCCCCTATTATAAAGCATAGAGGTCTTTAAAGAGTGACAGAGCTTTACCTGTTGTGCTGCGATGTGTAAAACTTGATTCAATTGTAAAGAAATGATCATTTACAAGGCAAGGCTATTGTGGGTCTGCGAGGGTTGAAGTAGTATCATTAGGAGTAGTAATATTAGTTTGATTAGATTTCATAGTACTCTGTTTAGATGTACTAGAGTATCATTAGGAGTTTTGACATTGGTATCACTAAATGTAATCCCATAAGTATCGGTAGGTGTGTTGGTATTTAAATCACAAAGTGTGATATCAGTATTGTTCGGTATAATATAAGGATCATACGGTTTTATccatattattattcatattttggtATTTGTATCCTTAGGTGTGGTGGTATTAGTGTCACCAAGTGGTTTTACATTTGGTTTGTGTAACCTTGAATGTGTTGTGGGATTTTACCTTAGAAATAAATCGCACCAGCCGTTCATTTTTGCCGTCAACCTCAGCAATGGTTCTCCACAAATCTGGTTTACTTTTTGGCACTAtgcaaaaataagaaataaacaggTGAGTAAATGTTCTGTCTTACAAATGTACAACTCAACATTAAAGATTCCCAAGTTCAGAAAGTCTTGCAAGGAAGCTCTGAAAGTTTTAGTGGGTGAAAGTGGTCTGAACTCACGGTCCTCTGTGGTTCTCGCGGTTGCGTTGCTGCTCCAGTCGCTCCAGTACCCGTAGCCCTCTTTATAAGGTTTGCAGCGCACCTGAGTGATATATTCTGTGTCTGGCTGAAGGTTCTGGAGTCTGAAGCTCTGTATTTCCATGGCTGTGTCTGCACGAGGAACCTGAAGGACATTGAATGCGACTCGTTTATTGATTTGAACACATCAGAAACAAAGAACAGTACACATGTCCGTTAGCATTCGAGagtacaaagtaaaacacaaagtaaCCTGGATAGAGGACGGAAGACATAAACAAATGTAGATGCACATGGAAAGTTACTGAGAGTCATAGAAGAAAAACATACTTACATAAGTCCAATTTTGAGATCCATTTACGCAGAATCTTATTTCAAATAATAGTTTCACGTAAACACCACGAATAGGCAGAGACCAGTTTATCACCAGGGAGGTGGGGAAAATCTTCTCTGAAACAATCATGATGTCTGAAggaggttttgtttttactgcaacaaaaagacacaacaggCCGTCATTGTTACTGTCACGTTTCATTAAGCAGCTTCAACCAGGTAGCTTTCAGTCTGCATCAGTTTAGCTGGTGATTGTTCAGgctttaactttttttgtattacgtTATTTTAGTTTACTCTTCAGGGGTCTTTCTAGAGAAATATAGTATCTGGGCGCTGACTAAACTATGCATCAGAGtcagtgtcttcatgtcttaaagctgccgaGTCGTATAATACAGCTCAAACAACAGATAAATCCAGAGTTAGGGTTTCTTTACTTCCCCTCAGAAAGAAGGAGAttaaagaaaggatgtaatcTCAGTTAcggtgtcagcctgctgcctgccactcgtcctccggcagacccaccggacatccatcccctatttattctctgtaaaaGCAAAGCTGGCTCTGCTGTttgaccagacatctgacaccatcttcatatttctgaacTCATTAAACTGTTTCAGACGAACGGAAATATTGTTTCCTCTGTATTTTGGTTCGAGGGCGCACGCTGAGAGTAAGAGGGATCAGCCCCCCGGTTACCAGGTTTAAACCCCGCTCGTCATTTGTGAACGAGGCAGTCAGACAAGTACACCGGTCCATGTCAAATGCTGCTAACTCTGTCTGTCCTTTCAAGTGAACCCGCTCTTAGACTGAGAAACCCTGGATGGACTGAATTGTTTGCCCTCGTTATAGGATCATTTAGCTGGATGCGCTTGTTGGGTTAGTTAAACCAGATAACACAAATATATTCAGGATATGTTGAAATGGCTTGTTGGTACAGGTCAGAACTGGCAGACGTAAAAAAGGAAGCACAGTGGAAAAGTGGCTCATACAATTGAACTTACCAAACCAGTTGGCATCTTCCCCTATATGCTCAGACTCCATTTTTCCCAGTTTATTGTGTGCTTCCACCCAAACATCCAGGTGCATAAAAAAGGGGTAAGTATCCTCGAATTCAATTTGGGCGTGGGTTTCCTCCGTGGTGACATTATAGGTCCGACTGCTGAATAAAAGTAATACCATTAAGAGAAATTCCACAGCTAGCTATACCCTACCAAACATATAGCTGTATGCTACAAAAACAGATAGAAAAAACCTGCTATACTCACAAAAGAACTTGGACAAACAGCATGTATTTTGTCGGGCTCTCTTTGGTCTGAAGTCCTACTGCCGCCCACTCACAGCGGAAGACTTGGGATAATACGGGGTTCTCCTGAACTGCCATGCAGGAAACATTCTCAGGCTTCCTTGGTGGATCTGTTATGGagacaaacagcacacacacatcttatttACTTTATACAAAGGCTTGTGTGCCCTTATTTTTAACAGACATGTATTTAGAGACAACGGAAGATAAAAGAGAGGTGTGTTTTAAGCCAAAGAAAGTAAGAATGAAACTGAACAACACAGTCAACCTGGGTGTGTCCACAACTACATTGGGACAAATTCCAAACAGGATGTATGACTGTATCCCTTTTGGCTCATAACTATTAGAGCCCAGTTAAAGTTCTGAAAACTGTGTATAGTAAAATGCAATTCACAACTAATGATTTAGAACTGACAGAACCTATAAGCATTTATTCCACGGGGAGTTAGAAAACAGCTTGGTTTAACAATAAGAACTTACAGCTTTTCTGCAGATGGACCCCGTAAATAAATTTGCCTCCGTTCAGGGCAACGTAGGACGTCGGCGGTTTGTTGACAATGCAACATAACCATTCAGGTTTATCACTGGTGATGGGGAACGTGACACTGAGAGCTGATTCATTGAGCTTGGTGTACAGCTCGGTGGGTAAATTAGTCCCAGACAGCTTCCAGGAGAGGTCCTCGACTGTAACTTCCGTTGTGTTGATGATCATGCATATCGCCGTGAAGTTAGTCCCGATCTCTAGCACTTGCGTTGTCTGAGGGTCTGTCACCAAATGGTTGGTTTGGGAAAACCCTATAGagtcaatacaaatataaagatGGAGGCAAAGTGCCTTGGTAAGGAaagacatctttttttaatgctctACGCAGGGTTCATTAACCCTCCTGTCGTGTTTGGGACAAATCAGACCGATTTATTACTTTGATCAatcataaataatgtgtttcacttgtgatatcctccacagtaggTCTTTGAACATTGCTGATCACCTCTTTCATTGAATTTTGAGTTGTTTATTCCACTTTGTAACATCTATAGTGTTCCCGGTCAAAAGGCCCGGCATAGGAAATGAACGGGTAACCCTAGATTATGTTCAACCATCAGAGAGTACACACCCAGTAATCAACAAGACAATACCCTGTGTCTATTCTTTGatattcactgcagttattcatgtaTACCAGTGCTCTGAGATATTGAAGGTTAAAAGGGTGTGAAATTAAATGAGGTTAAGATCAATTgattttgtgttaatgtaacaGACCAGGAACACTAAAGTAAGGGGGGAGAAATGAACACGACAGGAGGGTTGAAGTAGCAAAACAGGAAAGATCCCATTTTAAAGCACGCATACTGGCTTGTGATAAGTATAATTACAGTCCTTTAGAATTGAAGCATCTTATTGGAATTcagccaaaaaataaaactagtATAAGGAAACATTTATCTATGggagtgcttttattttacactacttctactccattacacTTTGCAAGCCACATTGTACTTTTACCACGCTACATGTATCTGTCTGCTGTtgttactagttactttacagatttcaATAAATGCTAatccaaaaatataattaacagATTGATAAGTACactgaaatataataaattatCCAGCAGCAGAATGCAAAGGATATAAAAGAAACTCCACTTTTACTAGCTGTAATACACACTAGTGCAtcaataacagtaataataatccAGTAGTTtaatatgattctgaaatgggctatTACAATAGGTACttgagtatattttgatttgagttcttttttatttctgcttatTTAAGATCTGTATGCAGGACTTTTAGAGGTGGCCTTGTTGATGAGAAAGAAGCTGTTAGGTGTCTGGAGTTAGAAACAGCAGGTACTGACCACCTCTGGCCGCTACAGCAAAGCCTAGGCAGGctaacagcagcagctctcccGCAGACACCATGATGACTCTCTggggacaaaaacacaaaacatgttcaaGATTCTAAAGGTTAAATGTCATATCATAAACACAACAGCATTGTAGTTGTGTATAATATATGACATTGACCAATATTTTCTCCTTTAACAAGTAGAGCTAATGTCATTTTACTGTATCAGTGACACTGCAATATGAAGGTCAGACAATACAAAGCcttacacatacaaaataacatACACAGTAAAATGGTGGTTGTAGAGCCCCCCAGTCGACATGAGATGTGGTATAGTGTCTTTGTTATAAACCCCGTTGTATGTATTCTAACTCGAGCCAGACATGATCTTTGTTAAATGAGATTTGTGACATCTTCAACAACGCAATACGAACATATACaagacctttaaaaacacatgccaCACTCAAAGGTAGCGCCAGTTCTGTGTAAAACTTTTTAGACTTCTTCTCAGGAACCAGACATGGCGTAACGCCAAGGAAAGCTTGGCAGTTGTTCATTTCACCTCCTCTGTAAACACTTTTGCTAGAATAGGTAGCGAAGTATATCACTATTACCTTGAC
Coding sequences within:
- the il6st gene encoding interleukin-6 receptor subunit beta isoform X1 encodes the protein MVSAGELLLLACLGFAVAARGGFSQTNHLVTDPQTTQVLEIGTNFTAICMIINTTEVTVEDLSWKLSGTNLPTELYTKLNESALSVTFPITSDKPEWLCCIVNKPPTSYVALNGGKFIYGVHLQKSYPPRKPENVSCMAVQENPVLSQVFRCEWAAVGLQTKESPTKYMLFVQVLFSRTYNVTTEETHAQIEFEDTYPFFMHLDVWVEAHNKLGKMESEHIGEDANWFVKTKPPSDIMIVSEKIFPTSLVINWSLPIRGVYVKLLFEIRFCVNGSQNWTYVPRADTAMEIQSFRLQNLQPDTEYITQVRCKPYKEGYGYWSDWSSNATARTTEDLPKSKPDLWRTIAEVDGKNERLVRFISKVPVFSNGMITSFYFKILDKNIVGNDSLLWKSVPLNVSESSSGQQEISVLQQIHLADWKPVRVFVTASNSVGKSPKASLFISAKGRELPPVNKLKVWSDGVKLWLEWTPPNNTDVSEYVVEWAAGDQMDWQRESKKTRLTAIKGQLKEFVRYNVSVYPIYAGQIGKQARKEAYLEEGTPLEPPFVRLSGKPGRNKAVLVWREIPLEKRQGFITNYTIYYKGDGETHERTLPSHDTTYTLTSLTSNTKYDTYIVASTIRGSIRSTTHSFTTLKYAPGEMESIVVGVSLSFLFVVVLTMLFCVCKKDAIKENLWPRIPNPGESTIGNWSPNYPVKAETTKENCLSGISVLDVDVCDGKSVFEEDKACLPLKKDKYLSEEHSSGIGGSSCMSSPRQSVSDSDEGSDMADTTASTVQYSSVVASNGYKGQTPNPHPQQAVFSRSESTQPLLDCEENPDVMLQEGSRQSQRFNQTADLLEMEQEEGVEPLDFCPLEEESEQATPPEGQSAGGCSSYMSQRGGYRPQ
- the il6st gene encoding interleukin-6 receptor subunit beta isoform X2 encodes the protein MVSAGELLLLACLGFAVAARGGFSQTNHLVTDPQTTQVLEIGTNFTAICMIINTTEVTVEDLSWKLSGTNLPTELYTKLNESALSVTFPITSDKPEWLCCIVNKPPTSYVALNGGKFIYGVHLQKSYPPRKPENVSCMAVQENPVLSQVFRCEWAAVGLQTKESPTKYMLFVQVLFRTYNVTTEETHAQIEFEDTYPFFMHLDVWVEAHNKLGKMESEHIGEDANWFVKTKPPSDIMIVSEKIFPTSLVINWSLPIRGVYVKLLFEIRFCVNGSQNWTYVPRADTAMEIQSFRLQNLQPDTEYITQVRCKPYKEGYGYWSDWSSNATARTTEDLPKSKPDLWRTIAEVDGKNERLVRFISKVPVFSNGMITSFYFKILDKNIVGNDSLLWKSVPLNVSESSSGQQEISVLQQIHLADWKPVRVFVTASNSVGKSPKASLFISAKGRELPPVNKLKVWSDGVKLWLEWTPPNNTDVSEYVVEWAAGDQMDWQRESKKTRLTAIKGQLKEFVRYNVSVYPIYAGQIGKQARKEAYLEEGTPLEPPFVRLSGKPGRNKAVLVWREIPLEKRQGFITNYTIYYKGDGETHERTLPSHDTTYTLTSLTSNTKYDTYIVASTIRGSIRSTTHSFTTLKYAPGEMESIVVGVSLSFLFVVVLTMLFCVCKKDAIKENLWPRIPNPGESTIGNWSPNYPVKAETTKENCLSGISVLDVDVCDGKSVFEEDKACLPLKKDKYLSEEHSSGIGGSSCMSSPRQSVSDSDEGSDMADTTASTVQYSSVVASNGYKGQTPNPHPQQAVFSRSESTQPLLDCEENPDVMLQEGSRQSQRFNQTADLLEMEQEEGVEPLDFCPLEEESEQATPPEGQSAGGCSSYMSQRGGYRPQ